Genomic DNA from Aggregatilinea lenta:
TCGTCCAATCACAATTCGCCTTGTCGCCGTCCAGGTGGTGCACGGTCAGGATCACCGGCTTGCCGTCGCGGTTGGTCGCCGTCCTGGCCTTGGTACTGCCCGGCTCGAACGCCAGCCCGCAGTGCTCGCAGCGCCAGCCGGCACGCGCATACATCGCCGCCTGGATCGCGCCGCTGATCCATTCCGGCGGATACTGGGACGCGGACGCAGTCATTGCCCACCGACCTCGTCAATAGCAGGATCGTATGGCTGCCCGGTCTCGTCCATGATCGCGAGCTTCTCGCGCAGCGTGCGGATGTGGTAAGCGGCTGGGTTGTCACCTGCAGCGTTGTCCCACACGTACTCCAGCAGCCGGCGCAGCAGGTCATCGGTTTCGGCCATTTCTTGCGACGAGAGCACATGCAGGCTGCGGATGCCCCGAATCTGCAGCAGGCGCTCCAGGGCGTCGGTGGCATCCATCGTCGCCTGCTCCAGCTGCAGGCGGAGCTTGTAGGCGGATGCCTGGTCCGGATCGTAGTCGTGGCTATGCACGTTCACGCCGAGCCGTGCGGGCGTTACGTGCAACAGCAGGTCCGTGGCGTCGACTGGTGTGGGCGATGCAGCCGGCTGGATGGTCTGTCCGGCCAGATGATACGCGATGCGACCCGACCGCACATCCCGTTCGCCTTCCAGTAATCCTTCCTGGTAGAGCGCGTCCCGCGCGATCTCATAGATGACATTCGGCACGCCCTGGAGTGCCTGGCGCAGTTCCACTGGCGACAGCGGACCAGACGCCAATGCCTCGAGGATTTGCTCACGAGCCACCTGGATGAAATCCTCATCCAGGTGCATTTCCCCTACAAGCTGAACGAATGCTCCACCGTTTCCGCCCTCATACGTGACGATTTGCTGAGTTTTGAGCAGCTCGTCGAGTGCAGCTTCATAGACAGGGCTGGAG
This window encodes:
- a CDS encoding HNH endonuclease codes for the protein MTASASQYPPEWISGAIQAAMYARAGWRCEHCGLAFEPGSTKARTATNRDGKPVILTVHHLDGDKANCDWTNLLVCCQRCHLHIQATWKPGGVLPARWQPVPAWITGRGLAYVPNGQLRLFGDLESVEQGDVSL